A stretch of Myroides oncorhynchi DNA encodes these proteins:
- the nuoK gene encoding NADH-quinone oxidoreductase subunit NuoK codes for MENVIEIIGIDRYIYLSIILFCIGVFGILYRRNAIVMFMCIEIMLNSANMLLVAFSTYHQDAQGQVFVFFTMAVAAAEVAVGLAILVTIYRNIGSIDIDKLKNLKG; via the coding sequence ATGGAGAATGTAATTGAAATAATTGGTATTGACAGATACATTTACCTATCGATCATCTTATTCTGCATCGGGGTATTTGGTATTCTATATAGACGTAACGCAATTGTGATGTTTATGTGTATCGAGATTATGTTGAACTCAGCTAATATGTTATTAGTAGCGTTTTCAACTTATCATCAAGATGCACAAGGACAGGTATTCGTATTCTTTACTATGGCAGTAGCCGCAGCAGAAGTAGCTGTAGGTCTCGCTATCTTAGTAACGATATACAGAAATATTGGATCAATTGATATTGATAAATTAAAAAACTTAAAAGGATAA
- a CDS encoding NADH-quinone oxidoreductase subunit J, which produces MVEILFYILSTITLGSAVLTLLSKNPIHSALWLVVSFFSIAGHYILLNSQFLGMVHIMVYSGAIMILMLFTIMLMNLNISHEVSKPIITKVVATIAFCLVGLLLLSITMRGAQTYELQYANHGQDFQSVQVLGKVLLNEYVMPFEMVSVLLLLAMIGAVLISKKDKTDKEA; this is translated from the coding sequence ATGGTAGAAATATTATTTTATATCCTTTCGACTATTACACTCGGGAGTGCAGTCCTTACCCTATTGAGCAAGAATCCTATCCATAGTGCACTATGGTTAGTTGTTAGTTTCTTTTCAATAGCTGGTCACTATATTCTTTTGAACTCTCAGTTCTTAGGTATGGTACACATCATGGTATATTCAGGAGCGATTATGATCTTAATGTTATTTACGATCATGTTGATGAACCTTAATATTAGCCACGAGGTCTCTAAGCCGATTATCACTAAAGTAGTTGCTACTATAGCATTCTGTTTAGTAGGTTTATTGTTACTTTCTATTACTATGCGTGGAGCTCAAACTTATGAATTACAATATGCAAATCATGGTCAAGACTTCCAATCTGTACAAGTATTAGGTAAAGTATTATTAAATGAATACGTAATGCCTTTCGAAATGGTATCAGTTCTATTATTGTTAGCAATGATAGGTGCTGTACTAATCTCTAAAAAGGACAAAACCGATAAAGAAGCATAA
- a CDS encoding NuoI/complex I 23 kDa subunit family protein — translation MSTNTYSLSGRKKEVSNKTLTWTEKIYLVAIFKGMMVTLKHMFKKKVTIAYPEKTRPFSDVYRGRHTLMRDDEGRERCTACGLCALSCPAEAISMKAAERTADEMHLYREEKYAEIYEINMLRCIFCGLCEEACPKQAIYLTKSKQIAKADTSRDSFIFGKDKLVMPLDAAIANTKQQNQA, via the coding sequence ATGTCGACAAATACTTACTCATTATCAGGAAGAAAAAAGGAAGTTTCTAATAAGACACTTACTTGGACTGAGAAGATCTACTTAGTAGCTATCTTCAAAGGAATGATGGTTACTTTAAAACACATGTTTAAAAAGAAAGTAACGATCGCTTATCCAGAAAAAACACGACCATTCAGTGATGTCTATCGTGGTAGACACACATTAATGCGTGATGACGAAGGAAGAGAGCGTTGTACAGCTTGTGGTTTATGTGCTTTATCTTGTCCTGCGGAAGCTATCTCTATGAAAGCAGCAGAACGTACAGCAGATGAAATGCACTTATATCGCGAAGAGAAATATGCAGAGATATATGAAATCAATATGTTGCGTTGTATATTTTGTGGTTTATGTGAAGAGGCTTGTCCAAAACAAGCTATCTACTTGACTAAATCTAAACAAATAGCTAAAGCTGATACTTCTCGTGATAGCTTTATCTTCGGAAAAGACAAATTAGTTATGCCTCTTGATGCGGCAATTGCAAATACGAAACAACAGAATCAAGCTTAA
- the nuoH gene encoding NADH-quinone oxidoreductase subunit NuoH translates to MDKTIIIDKAVIIVVVFAVTMLMAMYATLAERKIAAWIQDRIGPNRAGKGGLLQPLADGLKLFAKEETQPNTPNKFLFKFGPFLAMTLALMTSAVIPWGDKFHLFGRDIILQAADLNVGLLYIIAVLSVGVYGIMIGAWASNNKYSLMSGIRAASQMISYEIAMGLSLIGLLLMTQTLSMREIALQQAGMNWNVFYQPVGFLIFLICSFAETNRAPFDLAECEQELIGGFHTEYSSMKMGFFLFAEYANLFISSTIIAVLYFGAYNYPGMSWAVENWGVNIANVIGIFALFIKICFFIFVYMWVRWTLPRFRYDQLMNLGWKSLIPLALLNLVVTAIVILLIKG, encoded by the coding sequence ATGGATAAAACTATTATTATAGATAAAGCAGTTATTATTGTAGTTGTGTTTGCAGTTACAATGCTTATGGCGATGTATGCTACTCTTGCTGAACGTAAGATTGCTGCTTGGATACAAGACCGTATAGGTCCTAACCGTGCAGGTAAAGGTGGTTTATTACAACCTTTAGCAGATGGTTTAAAATTATTTGCTAAAGAAGAGACTCAACCAAATACACCGAATAAATTCTTATTCAAATTTGGTCCTTTCCTTGCGATGACATTAGCACTTATGACAAGTGCTGTTATTCCATGGGGAGATAAGTTTCATTTATTTGGAAGAGATATAATTCTTCAAGCAGCTGACTTAAATGTTGGTCTACTATACATAATCGCAGTACTTTCTGTAGGAGTTTACGGTATTATGATTGGAGCTTGGGCTTCTAATAATAAGTATTCTCTTATGAGTGGTATTCGTGCAGCTTCTCAGATGATTTCTTATGAGATTGCAATGGGGCTTTCATTAATAGGTCTTCTATTAATGACACAAACACTAAGTATGCGCGAAATAGCATTACAACAAGCAGGAATGAACTGGAACGTATTCTACCAACCAGTTGGTTTCTTAATCTTTTTGATTTGTTCTTTTGCAGAGACTAACCGTGCACCATTCGATTTAGCAGAATGTGAGCAAGAGCTTATCGGAGGATTCCATACAGAATATTCTTCTATGAAGATGGGATTCTTCTTATTCGCTGAATATGCTAACTTATTCATCTCATCTACTATCATCGCTGTTTTATACTTCGGAGCGTATAACTATCCAGGTATGTCATGGGCAGTAGAAAATTGGGGTGTGAATATCGCAAACGTAATCGGTATTTTTGCTTTATTTATTAAGATCTGTTTCTTCATATTTGTTTATATGTGGGTGCGTTGGACTTTACCACGTTTCCGTTATGACCAATTGATGAACTTAGGGTGGAAGTCATTAATTCCACTTGCATTGTTAAATTTAGTGGTTACAGCTATTGTAATCCTACTTATAAAAGGTTAA
- a CDS encoding 2Fe-2S iron-sulfur cluster-binding protein, which translates to MKVTIDGHEIEVEPGTSILQAARMIGGESVPPAMCYYSKLEGTGGKCRACLVEVSKGSEADPRPMPKLMASCKTGVMDGMEVKSITSPKVLEARKAVTEFLLINHPLDCPVCDQAGECDLQNLAFTHGKEQKRFKEEKRTFAPENIGENIQLHMNRCILCYRCVKTAEQLTDSRVHGVCGRGDHAQISTYISAAIDNEFSGNMIDVCPVGALTDKTFRFKSRVWFNKPYNAHRDCPTCSGKTTVWMFGEEIQRVTARKDEFHEVEEFICNSCRFDHKDTKDWVIEGPRKFEKFSVINQNNYTRKLDTVVMKTEKQILEGREQDRLKISMKEIPFTDNESKE; encoded by the coding sequence ATGAAAGTTACTATAGACGGACATGAAATAGAAGTAGAACCAGGAACATCCATTCTACAAGCGGCAAGAATGATAGGAGGCGAATCAGTACCTCCAGCAATGTGCTACTATTCTAAATTAGAAGGTACAGGAGGTAAATGTAGAGCTTGTTTAGTAGAAGTTTCTAAAGGAAGTGAAGCTGATCCACGTCCGATGCCTAAACTTATGGCTTCTTGTAAAACAGGAGTTATGGATGGTATGGAAGTGAAAAGTATTACTTCTCCTAAAGTACTTGAAGCACGTAAAGCAGTTACTGAGTTTTTGTTAATCAATCACCCTCTTGACTGTCCAGTATGTGACCAAGCAGGTGAATGTGACTTACAGAACCTTGCTTTTACTCACGGTAAAGAACAAAAGAGATTTAAAGAAGAAAAGAGAACATTCGCTCCAGAGAATATCGGAGAGAATATCCAACTTCACATGAATCGTTGTATCCTTTGTTACCGATGTGTAAAAACTGCTGAGCAACTTACAGATAGTCGAGTACATGGTGTATGTGGACGTGGAGATCACGCACAAATATCAACATACATCTCTGCTGCCATAGATAATGAATTCTCAGGAAACATGATCGATGTATGTCCTGTGGGAGCTCTAACAGATAAGACATTCCGTTTTAAATCACGTGTTTGGTTTAACAAACCATATAATGCACATAGAGACTGTCCTACATGTTCAGGAAAAACTACAGTATGGATGTTCGGAGAAGAAATTCAAAGAGTTACTGCTCGTAAAGATGAATTCCACGAAGTAGAGGAATTTATCTGTAACAGCTGTCGTTTTGATCACAAAGACACAAAAGATTGGGTTATAGAAGGACCTCGTAAATTCGAGAAATTCTCAGTTATCAATCAAAATAACTACACTAGAAAATTAGATACTGTAGTTATGAAAACTGAAAAACAAATCTTAGAAGGTCGTGAGCAAGATCGCTTAAAGATTAGTATGAAGGAGATTCCTTTTACAGATAACGAATCAAAAGAATAA
- the nuoF gene encoding NADH-quinone oxidoreductase subunit NuoF, with protein MATKILLDKINIPGIKSYEVYRQNGGYASVEKALKSMTPDEITEEVKASGLRGRGGAGFPVGLKWSFIDKKSGKPRHLVCNADESEPGTFKDRFLMEHIPHLLIEGMITSSFALGANLSYIYIRGEYMWVFKILERAIKEAYAAGWLGKNILGTDYSLDLHVHCGAGAYICGEETALIESLEGKRGNPRIKPPFPAISGLWGNPTVVNNVESIANVPWIVNNSGEAYSKLGLGRSAGTKLISASGHIKKPGVYEIEMGITVHEFINSDEYCGGMIDDRPIKALVPGGSSVPILPEHLIYKTANGEDRLMTYESLSDGGFETGSMLGSGGFIVYNDTACIVRNTWNFARFYAHESCGQCSPCREGTGWMEKVLHRIETGNGTMDDIDLLWNIQSNIEGNTICPLGDAAAWPVAAAIRHFREEFEYHVLYPEKVKNRDHYVNEPFSAVKHLINK; from the coding sequence ATGGCAACAAAAATATTATTAGATAAAATCAATATTCCAGGGATTAAGTCTTACGAGGTTTATCGCCAAAATGGTGGTTATGCTTCAGTAGAAAAGGCTCTTAAATCTATGACTCCTGATGAAATAACAGAAGAAGTAAAAGCTTCTGGTCTAAGAGGTCGTGGAGGTGCAGGATTCCCTGTTGGATTAAAATGGAGTTTCATCGATAAAAAGTCTGGCAAACCAAGACACTTAGTTTGCAATGCTGATGAATCTGAACCAGGTACTTTTAAAGACCGTTTCTTAATGGAACATATTCCTCACTTATTAATTGAGGGAATGATTACATCAAGTTTCGCTTTAGGGGCTAACCTATCTTACATCTATATTCGTGGAGAATATATGTGGGTATTTAAAATCTTAGAGAGAGCTATCAAAGAAGCGTATGCTGCTGGATGGCTTGGTAAAAATATATTAGGAACAGACTACTCATTAGATTTACATGTGCACTGTGGTGCAGGAGCGTATATCTGTGGTGAAGAGACGGCTCTAATCGAATCACTGGAAGGTAAAAGAGGTAACCCTCGTATTAAACCTCCATTCCCTGCTATCAGTGGATTATGGGGTAATCCTACAGTAGTAAATAACGTAGAATCTATTGCTAACGTGCCTTGGATCGTTAATAATTCAGGAGAAGCTTACTCAAAGCTTGGGTTAGGTAGATCTGCTGGTACAAAGCTAATCTCAGCTTCAGGTCATATCAAAAAACCAGGAGTATATGAGATAGAAATGGGAATCACTGTACACGAATTTATTAACTCTGATGAATACTGTGGTGGTATGATTGATGATCGTCCAATTAAAGCATTAGTACCTGGAGGTTCTTCAGTGCCAATCTTACCAGAACATTTAATCTACAAAACAGCTAACGGAGAAGATCGTCTGATGACATACGAATCACTATCTGATGGAGGTTTTGAAACAGGTTCAATGTTAGGTTCTGGAGGTTTCATTGTATATAATGATACTGCTTGTATCGTTAGAAACACTTGGAATTTCGCTCGTTTCTATGCTCATGAGAGCTGTGGACAGTGTTCACCATGTCGTGAAGGTACAGGATGGATGGAAAAAGTATTACACCGTATCGAAACAGGTAATGGTACTATGGATGATATCGACCTATTATGGAACATCCAAAGTAACATAGAAGGAAATACAATTTGTCCATTAGGAGATGCTGCTGCTTGGCCAGTTGCTGCTGCTATCAGACATTTTAGAGAAGAATTTGAATATCACGTTTTATACCCAGAGAAAGTTAAGAACAGAGACCATTATGTCAACGAACCTTTCTCAGCAGTAAAACACTTGATCAATAAATAA
- the nuoE gene encoding complex I 24 kDa subunit family protein: MEVKKYKQDINITPELQQRIDELISHYPADKIKSALLPVLHEVQDAHDNWLSAELMNKVAEILNITPIEVYEVVTFYTMYNQKPVGKYMFEFCLTSCCGIRDADDMMEYTCEKLGVKPGETTPDGMFSVVGVQCLGACGYAPMMQLGDFYKEHLTREKIDKIIEDCKAGNVILHDK; the protein is encoded by the coding sequence ATGGAAGTAAAAAAATACAAACAAGACATAAATATCACACCAGAGTTGCAACAACGCATTGATGAGTTGATTAGCCACTACCCTGCTGATAAAATAAAATCTGCCTTATTACCAGTATTACATGAAGTACAAGATGCTCATGACAACTGGCTAAGTGCAGAGTTAATGAATAAAGTAGCTGAAATATTAAACATAACACCTATCGAGGTATATGAGGTGGTTACATTCTATACAATGTACAACCAAAAACCTGTAGGTAAGTATATGTTCGAATTCTGCTTAACATCATGCTGTGGTATCAGAGATGCTGATGATATGATGGAATATACTTGTGAAAAACTTGGAGTAAAACCTGGAGAGACAACGCCTGATGGTATGTTCTCTGTAGTAGGTGTTCAATGTTTAGGTGCTTGTGGATATGCTCCTATGATGCAATTAGGGGATTTCTATAAAGAACACTTAACAAGAGAAAAAATAGATAAAATCATCGAAGATTGTAAAGCTGGCAATGTAATTCTTCACGACAAATAG
- a CDS encoding NADH-quinone oxidoreductase subunit D — protein sequence MSDLLLPPEKRYAKLIEEKFQEDGTELQILNLGPTHPATHGIFQNIILLDGEKVVEGEGTVGYIHRAFEKIAENRPFYQINVLTDRLNYCSSPINNTAWWLTVEKALGIEIPKRVQYLRVIVMELARIADHIICSSVMGVDTGALTGFLYVFQYREKIYEIFEEISGARLTTNMGRIGGFEREWSPKVFQLIEEFLKEFPPIWSEFEGLLTRNRIFMDRTINVGGISAEEAINFGFTGPNLRAAGVDYDVRVATPYCSYEDFDFEIPVGTSGDCYDRFCVRNAEIWESLKIIRQALDKMPEGPYHADVPDYYLPLKEDVYTNMEALIYHFKIIMGEVPVPVTELYHPVEAGNGELGFYLITDGSRTPYRLHFRRPCFIIYQAYNDIVKGGMLSDAIITLSSMNIIAGELDA from the coding sequence ATGTCAGACTTATTATTACCTCCTGAAAAGCGCTACGCTAAACTTATTGAAGAAAAGTTTCAAGAAGACGGGACAGAATTACAGATACTTAACTTAGGACCTACACACCCTGCTACTCATGGTATTTTCCAAAACATCATATTACTTGATGGAGAGAAAGTAGTAGAAGGAGAAGGGACTGTCGGATATATTCATAGAGCATTTGAGAAAATCGCTGAAAACAGACCTTTTTATCAAATCAATGTTCTAACAGATCGTTTAAACTACTGTTCATCTCCAATCAACAATACTGCTTGGTGGTTAACTGTAGAAAAGGCACTTGGTATTGAGATTCCTAAAAGAGTACAATACTTACGTGTAATCGTAATGGAACTTGCTCGTATTGCTGACCACATCATTTGTAGTTCAGTTATGGGAGTTGATACAGGAGCCTTAACAGGTTTCTTATACGTATTCCAATACAGAGAAAAAATATATGAAATATTCGAAGAAATTAGTGGTGCACGTTTAACTACTAATATGGGAAGAATAGGTGGATTCGAAAGAGAATGGTCACCTAAAGTATTCCAACTTATCGAAGAATTTCTAAAAGAATTCCCTCCTATTTGGTCTGAATTTGAAGGTCTACTTACTCGTAATAGAATCTTCATGGACAGAACAATCAACGTAGGTGGTATCTCTGCTGAAGAAGCTATAAACTTCGGGTTTACAGGTCCAAACTTAAGAGCTGCAGGTGTTGACTATGATGTACGTGTAGCTACACCATACTGTTCTTACGAAGACTTTGATTTCGAAATACCAGTAGGTACAAGCGGAGACTGTTACGACAGATTCTGTGTACGTAATGCTGAAATCTGGGAAAGTTTAAAAATCATAAGACAAGCTTTAGATAAGATGCCAGAAGGTCCTTATCATGCAGATGTACCAGACTACTATCTTCCTCTTAAAGAAGATGTTTATACAAACATGGAAGCCCTTATATACCACTTTAAAATTATCATGGGAGAGGTACCTGTACCAGTTACAGAACTATATCACCCAGTAGAAGCTGGTAATGGAGAATTAGGTTTCTACTTAATCACTGATGGTAGTAGAACTCCTTATCGTTTACACTTTAGAAGACCTTGTTTTATCATCTACCAAGCGTACAATGACATCGTAAAAGGTGGTATGCTATCAGATGCAATTATCACTCTGTCAAGTATGAATATTATCGCAGGAGAATTAGACGCTTAA
- a CDS encoding NADH-quinone oxidoreductase subunit C translates to MALDNTTIQKKLIDTFGLSVSEFHEQHGMLSFEVATNATHDVLKFLKEDDEMNFNFLTDVCGVHYADLPSEKQLAVVYHMHNWIDNVRIRFKTFLDIKNPVVDSATDLFKSSNWQERETYDFYGIIFKNHPQLKRILNMDEMESFPLRKEFPMEDAGRTDKDDRFFGRTVHNS, encoded by the coding sequence ATGGCTTTAGATAACACTACAATACAAAAGAAGCTAATTGACACATTTGGTTTGTCAGTGAGTGAGTTTCATGAACAACATGGGATGTTGTCATTTGAAGTTGCAACTAATGCTACACATGATGTGCTTAAGTTCTTAAAAGAAGATGACGAGATGAATTTTAACTTCCTAACGGATGTTTGTGGAGTTCATTACGCAGATTTACCTTCAGAAAAACAACTAGCAGTAGTCTATCATATGCACAACTGGATAGATAACGTTAGAATCCGCTTTAAGACTTTCTTAGATATCAAGAATCCTGTGGTTGATTCAGCTACAGATTTATTTAAAAGTTCAAACTGGCAAGAAAGAGAGACGTATGATTTTTATGGAATTATCTTTAAAAATCACCCTCAACTAAAGAGAATTTTAAATATGGACGAGATGGAATCTTTCCCATTAAGAAAAGAATTCCCTATGGAAGATGCAGGAAGAACAGACAAAGACGATAGATTCTTCGGAAGAACAGTTCACAATTCTTAA
- a CDS encoding NADH-quinone oxidoreductase subunit B, with protein MSDNKYNTVQAPEGYVGEGFFATKLSSVVGLARANSMWPLPFATSCCGIEFMATMAATYDVARFGSERMSFSPRQADMLMVMGTISKKMAPILRQVYEQMAEPKWVIAVGACACSGGIFDTYSVLQGIDKVIPVDVYVPGCPPRPEQILDGVLRLQEIVKSESVNRRGSQEYDELLNSYNLNK; from the coding sequence ATGAGCGATAATAAATATAACACAGTACAAGCTCCTGAAGGATATGTGGGAGAAGGATTCTTTGCTACTAAATTAAGTTCAGTAGTAGGGTTAGCACGAGCAAATTCGATGTGGCCTCTTCCATTCGCAACATCTTGTTGTGGAATTGAGTTCATGGCAACTATGGCAGCTACGTATGACGTAGCTCGTTTTGGTTCAGAGCGTATGAGTTTCTCACCAAGACAAGCTGATATGTTAATGGTTATGGGTACTATTTCTAAAAAAATGGCCCCTATATTAAGACAAGTATATGAACAAATGGCTGAACCTAAATGGGTAATCGCTGTTGGTGCATGTGCATGCTCTGGAGGGATTTTTGATACATACTCAGTACTACAGGGAATAGATAAAGTAATTCCAGTAGATGTTTATGTTCCCGGATGTCCACCAAGACCTGAGCAAATCCTAGATGGCGTTTTACGTTTACAAGAGATAGTAAAATCAGAATCAGTTAATCGCAGAGGTTCTCAAGAATATGATGAATTATTAAATTCATACAACTTAAACAAATAG
- a CDS encoding NADH-quinone oxidoreductase subunit A, whose protein sequence is MQASQLDFIPILMQIALAAGFVSMTIWVSGKLGPKKSTKIKDSTWECGLESLGSARIPFNVKYFLVAILFVLFDVEVIFLYPWAVNFLELGWDGLLKMGIFLFVILIGLLYEFKKKGLEWD, encoded by the coding sequence ATGCAGGCAAGTCAACTTGATTTTATCCCAATTTTGATGCAAATAGCTCTAGCGGCTGGTTTTGTATCGATGACTATTTGGGTATCTGGCAAATTAGGACCAAAGAAATCTACTAAGATTAAAGACAGTACTTGGGAATGTGGTTTAGAGTCACTAGGAAGTGCACGTATTCCATTCAATGTAAAATATTTCCTTGTAGCTATATTGTTCGTATTATTTGACGTTGAAGTAATTTTCCTATACCCTTGGGCAGTTAACTTCCTTGAATTAGGATGGGACGGTTTACTAAAAATGGGAATATTTTTATTTGTGATTCTTATAGGGCTACTATACGAATTTAAGAAAAAAGGTCTTGAATGGGACTAA
- a CDS encoding cold-shock protein: MHTGVIKFFNEDKGFGFITNEATKQDIFVHITGLKSKNVNQGDHVSYNEEKGKKGIIAIDVEVIGN; the protein is encoded by the coding sequence ATGCATACAGGCGTAATTAAGTTCTTCAATGAAGACAAAGGATTTGGTTTCATCACTAATGAAGCTACAAAACAAGACATTTTTGTTCACATCACAGGTTTAAAATCTAAAAATGTAAACCAAGGAGATCACGTTTCTTACAACGAAGAAAAAGGTAAGAAAGGTATCATCGCAATCGATGTAGAAGTGATAGGAAATTAA
- a CDS encoding IS1634 family transposase, translated as MYKIRKIKYSQGSVSVQVYKIENRKRVIVRHIGTSRDEQELENLLILARDFIQKLSKQLFLFTGDTNNQVVNLAQVEFLGVYYNFFYELMHKIVISVGFDKLQSSFLLDLAIIRMLEPSSKLRSISLLEEYFGIKYRRQKYYDFAPKWLELQKKAEQIAVSFAQLHYNFDYKLVFYDVTTLYFETFESDELRKNGFSKDNKSQQPQILVALMVTKDGLPISYDVFAGNTFEGHTFIPMIEQFIRRNQIQTFTVVADAAMISLENSIALNKKGINFIVGARLANLPSTVIQTIDSQLPREDGKTLRIKTVTGDLICSFSSVRFRKDKYEMEKQLKRAEDLVNNPGQGKKLKFTKSSGENMEINQKLVAKTTKLLGVKGYYTNLPQEKASDKLIIEQYKELYRIEQAFRISKSDLQTRPIFHYKEEPIKLHILICFIALVLSKHIELQTNSSIKTFIHECKKITDARLKNKLTGEEFNMRASSNPKIEDILSKLEVLT; from the coding sequence ATGTATAAAATCAGGAAAATTAAGTATTCTCAGGGATCTGTTTCAGTACAGGTATATAAGATTGAAAATCGCAAGCGTGTGATTGTTCGTCATATTGGTACTTCTCGTGATGAACAAGAATTAGAAAATTTACTGATTTTAGCCAGAGACTTTATTCAAAAGCTTTCAAAGCAGCTATTCCTTTTTACAGGAGACACTAATAATCAGGTTGTAAATTTAGCTCAGGTTGAATTTTTGGGTGTTTACTATAATTTCTTTTATGAGTTGATGCATAAAATAGTTATTTCAGTAGGTTTTGATAAACTTCAAAGTAGTTTCTTACTTGATTTAGCTATCATACGTATGTTAGAGCCTAGTTCTAAACTACGCTCAATATCTTTGTTAGAAGAATATTTTGGAATCAAGTATAGACGTCAAAAATATTATGATTTTGCACCAAAATGGCTTGAATTACAGAAAAAAGCAGAGCAAATCGCGGTTAGTTTTGCTCAGTTACATTACAATTTTGATTACAAATTGGTATTTTATGACGTTACTACTCTTTATTTTGAAACCTTTGAGTCAGATGAGCTTCGCAAAAATGGCTTCTCTAAAGATAATAAATCACAACAGCCACAAATTTTAGTTGCTTTAATGGTAACTAAAGATGGACTTCCTATTTCTTATGATGTGTTTGCGGGCAATACTTTTGAAGGACATACCTTTATTCCGATGATTGAACAGTTTATTCGAAGAAACCAAATTCAAACATTTACAGTGGTTGCTGATGCTGCAATGATCAGTTTGGAAAATAGCATTGCATTAAATAAAAAAGGAATAAATTTTATCGTTGGTGCTAGATTAGCTAATCTACCTAGTACCGTTATTCAAACCATAGATTCACAACTACCAAGAGAAGATGGTAAAACCTTGAGAATTAAAACTGTGACAGGAGACTTAATTTGTAGCTTTTCATCTGTACGGTTCCGTAAAGATAAATACGAGATGGAAAAGCAGTTAAAACGAGCAGAAGACCTAGTTAACAATCCAGGTCAAGGTAAAAAACTAAAATTTACGAAATCATCTGGTGAGAACATGGAAATAAATCAAAAACTCGTAGCTAAAACAACTAAACTACTTGGTGTTAAGGGCTATTATACTAATCTACCTCAAGAAAAGGCTAGCGATAAGCTTATCATAGAGCAATACAAGGAGCTGTACCGCATTGAGCAAGCTTTTAGAATATCTAAAAGTGATTTACAAACTAGACCTATTTTTCATTATAAAGAAGAACCTATAAAACTTCATATACTAATATGCTTTATTGCTTTAGTACTCTCAAAACATATAGAATTACAAACAAATTCATCAATAAAAACCTTTATACATGAATGTAAAAAGATAACAGATGCCCGATTAAAAAATAAATTAACAGGAGAAGAATTTAATATGAGAGCGTCTAGCAATCCTAAAATAGAGGATATCTTATCCAAACTAGAAGTGCTGACCTAA